In the Hordeum vulgare subsp. vulgare chromosome 7H, MorexV3_pseudomolecules_assembly, whole genome shotgun sequence genome, one interval contains:
- the LOC123412459 gene encoding homeobox-leucine zipper protein HOX2-like, whose product MMHRADGLDLGLGLGLGLASQGSLTSSTTTAASSSPASASHSQHWTAALSSVIGLRKEEPGVQASTSPESGGTKRGLERTGSGLAAGSDEDDDGGDGAGGRKKLRLSKDQAAVLEECFKTHSTLNPKQKRALANRLGLRPRQVEVWFQNRRARTKLKQTEVDCEYMKRCCEQLAEQNRRLEKEVAELRALMAAPPPHSAAAAAGPLTTLTMCLSCKRVASTSSASACDVPNFSTNAGIGMPMPSPVALPDHRQFFCGYRDTGATYGGSSGLTKVVKPAR is encoded by the exons ATGATGCATCGCGCCGACGGCCTCGACCTGGGCCTCGGGCTGGGGCTCGGCCTCGCTTCCCAGGGCAGCCTCAcgtcctccaccaccaccgccgcatcctcctccccggcctccGCCTCCCACTCGCAGCACTGGACCGCCGCGCTCAGCTCCGTCATCGGCTTGCGGAAGGAGGAACCGGGGGTGCAGGCGTCCACGTCGCCCGAGAGCGGCGGCACAAAGAGGGGCCTGGAACGGACCGGCTCCGGCCTGGCCGCGGGcagcgacgaggacgacgacggcggTGATGGCGCCGGCGGGCGCAAGAAGCTCAGGCTCTCCAAGGACCAGGCCGCCGTCCTCGAGGAGTGCTTCAAGACGCACAGCACGCTCAACCCC AAGCAGAAGAGGGCGCTGGCGAACCGGCTGGGCCTCCGGCCGCGGCAGGTGGAGGTGTGGTTCCAGAACCGCCGGGCGCGCACCAAGCTCAAGCAGACGGAGGTGGACTGCGAGTACATGAAGCGCTGCTGCGAGCAGCTCGCCGAGCAGAACCGCCGCCTCGAGAAGGAGGTAGCCGAGCTCCGCGCGCTcatggccgcgccgccgccgcacagcgcggcggcagcggcggggcCACTGACCACCCTCACCATGTGCCTCTCCTGCAAGCGCGTCGCGTCCACGTCCTCTGCCTCGGCCTGCGACGTGCCCAACTTTTCCACTAATGCCGGCATCGGCATGCCCATGCCATCCCCGGTGGCACTGCCAGACCACCGGCAGTTCTTCTGCGGGTACAGAGACACCGGAGCAACGTACGGCGGCTCTTCGGGCCTCACCAAGGTGGTCAAGCCGGCCAGATAG